A part of Entelurus aequoreus isolate RoL-2023_Sb linkage group LG10, RoL_Eaeq_v1.1, whole genome shotgun sequence genomic DNA contains:
- the pgm2l1 gene encoding glucose 1,6-bisphosphate synthase isoform X7 — protein sequence MITASHNPKEDNGYKVYWCNGAQIASPHDKGILKSMEEHLEPWSASCWDVQLVHTSPLRTDPLSHVDRRYLDQLASLCFHRQINSSCPLKFVHSSFHGVGHVFVRQAFQAFGFPPPIPVPEQKDPDPDFPSVRCPNPEEGESVLELALLLAEKEKARVVLATDPDADRLAVAETCDRCEGQVVVTEPGKGAWSGHRCRWKVFSGNELAALLGWWMLFSWKETHDDPADLQHVYMLATTVSSKILQALARVEGFHFEETLPGFKWIGNRIHELTGSGKTVLFAFEESIGFLCGALLPDKDGVSAAAVVAEMAAYLHHRKLSLQQQLHNIYLTYGHHVSTSSYVICNDAATVHKIFARIRDFDGRGSYPDTCGGVRIVHVRDVTTGYDSSQPDCRSVLPVSRSGHMITFTLHNGVVATLRTSGTEPKIKYYSELCATPGISDVCCLEAELKQVWRCLHERNISKNKINRAEFNSFVCEQVQTPFPYELGNCIKYKQNTMICKSFSTHIQLNMLQRQHT from the exons GTGTACTGGTGTAATGGCGCTCAAATCGCCTCCCCTCACGACAAAGGCATCCTGAAAAGCATGGAGGAGCATCTGGAGCCCTGGAGCGCCTCCTGCTGGGACGTCCAGCTGGTCCACACGAGCCCCCTGAGGACAGACCCCCTGAGCCACGTGGACCGCCGCTACCTGGACCAGCTCGCCAGTCTCTGCTTCCACAG ACAGATCAACAGCAGCTGTCCTCTCAAGTTTGTCCACTCGTCCTTCCACGGCGTGGGACACGTCTTCGTCCGTCAAGCCTTCCAAGCGTTCGGGTTCCCTCCACCCATTCCGGTGCCGGAGCAGAAAGACCCAGACCCGGACTTCCCGTCTGTGCGCTGTCCCAACCCGGAGGAGGGCGAGTCTGTCCTG GAACTCGCTCTACTTCTGGCCGAGAAGGAAAAGGCCCGCGTCGTCCTGGCGACGGATCCTGATGCGGATCGACTGGCGGTGGCGGAGACGTGCGACAGGTGTGAGGGTCAGGTGGTGGTGACGGAGCCCGGAAAGGGGGCGTGGTCTGGCCACAGGTGTCGCTGGAAGGTTTTTTCCGGGAACGAGCTGGCGGCGCTCCTGGGCTGGTGGATGTTGTTCTCGTGGAAGGAGACGCACGACGACCCTGCTGACCTGCAGCACGTCTACATGCTCGCCACCACCGTGTCCTCCAAGATCCTGCAGGCTCTGGCCCGCGTCGAAGGCTTCCACTTCGAG GAAACGCTTCCGGGCTTCAAATGGATCGGAAACCGGATCCACGAACTCACCGGAAGCGGAAAGACTGTTTTGTTTGCCTTCGAGGAGTCCATCG GCTTCCTGTGCGGCGCGCTGCTTCCTGACAAGGACGGCGTGAGCGCGGCGGCCGTGGTGGCCGAGATGGCCGCTTACCTCCACCACAGGAAGCTGAGCCTCCAGCAACAGCTGCACAACATCTACCTGAC GTACGGCCATCACGTCTCCACGAGCTCCTACGTCATCTGCAACGACGCCGCCACCGTCCACAAGATCTTCGCCCGGATCAGAGACTTCGACGGCCGAGGCTCGTACCCCGACACCTGCGGCGGCGTGCGCATTGTGCACGTGAGAGACGTCACCACGGGATACGACAGCAGCCAGCCTGATTGCCGCTCG GTTCTCCCCGTGAGCAGGAGCGGTCACATGATCACCTTCACGCTGCACAACGGCGTGGTGGCCACGCTGAGAACGAGCGGCACGGAACCCAAAATCAAATACTACAGCGAGCTGTGCGCCACGCCCGGAATCAG TGATGTGTGCTGTCTGGAGGCGGAGCTTAAGCAG gtttggcGATGTTTACACGAACGCAACATTTCCAAGAATAAAATCAATCGAGCAGAGTTCAACTCGTTTGTGTGTgaacaagtacaaaccccgtttccatatgagttgggaaattgtattaaatataaacagaatacaatgatttgcaaatcattttcaacccatattcagttgaatatgctacaaagacaacatacttga
- the pgm2l1 gene encoding glucose 1,6-bisphosphate synthase isoform X6, with amino-acid sequence MLSRDVRVHLFSSYIPTPYVPFGVLELGAAAGVMITASHNPKEDNGYKVYWCNGAQIASPHDKGILKSMEEHLEPWSASCWDVQLVHTSPLRTDPLSHVDRRYLDQLASLCFHRQINSSCPLKFVHSSFHGVGHVFVRQAFQAFGFPPPIPVPEQKDPDPDFPSVRCPNPEEGESVLELALLLAEKEKARVVLATDPDADRLAVAETCDRCEGQVVVTEPGKGAWSGHRCRWKVFSGNELAALLGWWMLFSWKETHDDPADLQHVYMLATTVSSKILQALARVEGFHFEETLPGFKWIGNRIHELTGSGKTVLFAFEESIGFLCGALLPDKDGVSAAAVVAEMAAYLHHRKLSLQQQLHNIYLTYGHHVSTSSYVICNDAATVHKIFARIRDFDGRGSYPDTCGGVRIVHVRDVTTGYDSSQPDCRSVLPVSRSGHMITFTLHNGVVATLRTSGTEPKIKYYSELCATPGISDVCCLEAELKQVWRCLHERNISKNKINRAEFNSFVCEQVQTPFPYELGNCIKYKQNTMICKSFSTHIQLNMLQRQHT; translated from the exons GTGTACTGGTGTAATGGCGCTCAAATCGCCTCCCCTCACGACAAAGGCATCCTGAAAAGCATGGAGGAGCATCTGGAGCCCTGGAGCGCCTCCTGCTGGGACGTCCAGCTGGTCCACACGAGCCCCCTGAGGACAGACCCCCTGAGCCACGTGGACCGCCGCTACCTGGACCAGCTCGCCAGTCTCTGCTTCCACAG ACAGATCAACAGCAGCTGTCCTCTCAAGTTTGTCCACTCGTCCTTCCACGGCGTGGGACACGTCTTCGTCCGTCAAGCCTTCCAAGCGTTCGGGTTCCCTCCACCCATTCCGGTGCCGGAGCAGAAAGACCCAGACCCGGACTTCCCGTCTGTGCGCTGTCCCAACCCGGAGGAGGGCGAGTCTGTCCTG GAACTCGCTCTACTTCTGGCCGAGAAGGAAAAGGCCCGCGTCGTCCTGGCGACGGATCCTGATGCGGATCGACTGGCGGTGGCGGAGACGTGCGACAGGTGTGAGGGTCAGGTGGTGGTGACGGAGCCCGGAAAGGGGGCGTGGTCTGGCCACAGGTGTCGCTGGAAGGTTTTTTCCGGGAACGAGCTGGCGGCGCTCCTGGGCTGGTGGATGTTGTTCTCGTGGAAGGAGACGCACGACGACCCTGCTGACCTGCAGCACGTCTACATGCTCGCCACCACCGTGTCCTCCAAGATCCTGCAGGCTCTGGCCCGCGTCGAAGGCTTCCACTTCGAG GAAACGCTTCCGGGCTTCAAATGGATCGGAAACCGGATCCACGAACTCACCGGAAGCGGAAAGACTGTTTTGTTTGCCTTCGAGGAGTCCATCG GCTTCCTGTGCGGCGCGCTGCTTCCTGACAAGGACGGCGTGAGCGCGGCGGCCGTGGTGGCCGAGATGGCCGCTTACCTCCACCACAGGAAGCTGAGCCTCCAGCAACAGCTGCACAACATCTACCTGAC GTACGGCCATCACGTCTCCACGAGCTCCTACGTCATCTGCAACGACGCCGCCACCGTCCACAAGATCTTCGCCCGGATCAGAGACTTCGACGGCCGAGGCTCGTACCCCGACACCTGCGGCGGCGTGCGCATTGTGCACGTGAGAGACGTCACCACGGGATACGACAGCAGCCAGCCTGATTGCCGCTCG GTTCTCCCCGTGAGCAGGAGCGGTCACATGATCACCTTCACGCTGCACAACGGCGTGGTGGCCACGCTGAGAACGAGCGGCACGGAACCCAAAATCAAATACTACAGCGAGCTGTGCGCCACGCCCGGAATCAG TGATGTGTGCTGTCTGGAGGCGGAGCTTAAGCAG gtttggcGATGTTTACACGAACGCAACATTTCCAAGAATAAAATCAATCGAGCAGAGTTCAACTCGTTTGTGTGTgaacaagtacaaaccccgtttccatatgagttgggaaattgtattaaatataaacagaatacaatgatttgcaaatcattttcaacccatattcagttgaatatgctacaaagacaacatacttga
- the LOC133659386 gene encoding olfactory receptor 1D2-like, giving the protein MIMGGVLENHSDAVFVLHGLNESASSRQIYFSLALASYVVTLLVNVTLIVTVCVEKTLHEPIYIFLCNLCLNGIFGASTFYPKLLSDLLAEVHVISYAGCLTQIFAVYGYVFCEFASLTVMALDRYVAICWPLRYRAVMTPRTVARLLALTWCLPLLETACGVALTARLPLCGRHIHKLFCTNWEVVKLSCVDTTANNIYGFALMFLHVSQAGLIVVSYAHLVHAAVRSHSVRRKFVQTCMPHLLTLLIFTGSLLFDTLFSRYGGGGQLQVLQNMLAVEFLVVPPLVNPVIYGINLQQIRWRIVHNFTQKDVAPPDSH; this is encoded by the coding sequence ATGATCATGGGAGGCGTGTTGGAGAACCACTCGGACGCGGTGTTCGTCCTTCACGGCCTCAACGAGTCGGCGTCCAGCCGTCAGATCTACTTCTCCTTGGCGCTGGCGTCCTACGTGGTCACGCTGCTGGTCAACGTGACGCTGATCGTGACCGTGTGCGTGGAGAAGACGCTGCACGAGCCCATCTACATCTTCCTATGCAACCTGTGCCTCAACGGCATCTTCGGCGCGTCCACCTTCTACCCCAAGCTGCTGAGCGACCTGCTGGCCGAGGTGCACGTCATCTCGTACGCCGGCTGCCTGACGCAGATCTTCGCCGTCTACGGCTACGTCTTCTGCGAGTTCGCCAGTCTGACCGTCATGGCGCTGGACCGCTACGTGGCCATCTGCTGGCCGCTGCGGTACCGCGCCGTGATGACGCCGCGCACGGTGGCGCGGCTGCTGGCGCTGACGTGGTGCTTGCCGCTGCTGGAGACGGCGTGCGGCGTGGCCCTGACGGCGAGGCTGCCGCTGTGCGGCCGCCACATCCACAAGTTGTTTTGCACCAACTGGGAGGTGGTCAAGCTGTCGTGCGTGGACACCACAgccaataacatctacggcttcgCGCTCATGTTCTTGCACGTCTCGCAGGCGGGCCTCATCGTGGTGTCCTACGCCCACCTGGTGCACGCCGCCGTCAGGTCGCACTCCGTCCGCCGCAAGTTCGTGCAGACGTGCATGCCGCACCTGCTCACTCTGCTCATCTTCACCGGCTCGCTGTTATTCGACACCTTGTTCTCCCGCTACGGCGGCGGCGGCCAGCTGCAGGTTCTGCAGAACATGCTGGCCGTGGAGTTCCTGGTGGTGCCGCCCCTCGTTAACCCCGTCATCTACGGCATCAACCTGCAGCAGATTCGCTGGCGCATCGTCCACAACTTCACGCAGAAAGACGTGGCGCCGCCCGACTCGCACTGa